One genomic window of Lytechinus variegatus isolate NC3 chromosome 1, Lvar_3.0, whole genome shotgun sequence includes the following:
- the LOC121431653 gene encoding alpha-1A adrenergic receptor-like encodes MDDHYLTLNDTDELLPPGYYTVNAMIATLWSLISAIGISGNVINLLIIPRVQADGGTKVFLTVLSIADLLTAVCLATSVITPRVGWTGSTAWDVLSNACFVLGTWSSVTSAVLIFAVNLDRYLHVVKPYRYHDIITKRRALVFSLLVSISILVIGLVVMRLSDKSFDDIGFLGKNILYVLDVRHRIYLVTLIGMWPLEVLVLAMYSRMFCIVRNHARVISAQENAAMRIRTLSSRVSHSHSSGPFQERRKAPQVATSLGSVSDISPTSSRLENEVVLRPKNWRQHGRFPDLKKQKKHSHHNIRNLRTTCLVTGCYMVLWLPFTILVARAVYSKRTPHDISLLVTYTVGKGNCCVNCFVYMFSRQDFKSALRYLFRCR; translated from the coding sequence ATGGACGACCATTATCTGACTTTAAATGACACAGATGAGCTCCTGCCACCGGGGTATTACACTGTAAATGCAATGATTGCTACATTGTGGTCGTTGATATCCGCTATAGGTATCTCAGGAAATGTGATAAATCTTTTGATTATTCCCCGCGTTCAAGCCGATGGAGGAACAAAAGTTTTCCTGACTGTTCTGTCAATAGCAGACCTCTTGACCGCCGTCTGTTTGGCCACTTCAGTCATTACACCTAGGGTAGGATGGACAGGCAGCACTGCTTGGGATGTTCTGAGCAATGCATGTTTCGTTTTAGGAACCTGGTCTTCAGTGACAAGTGCAGTGCTTATATTTGCCGTGAACCTTGATCGATATCTTCACGTTGTGAAGCCATACAGATACCATGATATTATCACCAAGAGGAGGGCTCTCGTTTTTTCACTTCTGGTTTCCATCTCAATCCTAGTCATTGGATTAGTCGTTATGAGACTTTCGGACAAATCGTTCGACGACATTGGTTTTCTCGGCAAGAATATCCTCTATGTACTTGATGTTCGTCACCGAATATACCTGGTCACTCTCATTGGTATGTGGCCGCTAGAGGTTCTTGTCTTGGCAATGTATTCCCGCATGTTTTGCATTGTGCGGAATCACGCAAGGGTGATATCAGCACAAGAGAATGCTGCGATGCGAATTAGAACCCTCAGCAGCAGAGTCAGTCATTCCCATTCGTCCGGACCCTTCCAAGAGCGTCGGAAAGCACCTCAAGTCGCCACATCGTTAGGAAGTGTGTCCGATATCAGCCCAACGTCTTCTAGACTTGAGAACGAGGTCGTGCTCAGACCAAAGAACTGGCGTCAACACGGTCGATTCCCAGActtaaagaaacaaaagaaacattcGCATCACAATATCCGGAACCTCCGTACCACATGCTTAGTTACTGGCTGCTATATGGTGTTGTGGCTGCCATTTACAATATTAGTGGCCAGGGCGGTGTATTCAAAGAGAACCCCTCACGATATTAGCCTATTAGTAACCTATACAGTGGGGAAAGGAAATTGCTGTGTCAATTGTTTTGTGTACATGTTCTCGAGGCAAGATTTCAAGTCTGCTCTTCGATATCTGTTTCGATGCAGGTAG
- the LOC121420425 gene encoding E3 ubiquitin-protein ligase TRIM71-like yields MAAAPSPTIEGRFQKCLKPGLNRPHDVIVHQGQYIVTDTFYNRVIAVNPADNSLEVLCEKKQERLSSNMRPYGIVALSDSKQDFLITDAANRSILRYTDNSCKVWSEAELPQNGCPAGIAVDPLSGNVYVADSQNRCIRVYDADGRYCRSFGSDHLQSPWFLDFNSEGHIFVTDNLAGLKIFAKDGKFVKKLAIRSENRSWSCRGVTIDQYDNIFVTARTKGSFRLLSREKVVVFDHTHRVVSSLGGLMQFNYVRGLCCDYGNNRLVVVDGEWHRLQLYKLYNQQQSALRQHSVLVDSPRDEGDHATKEHGGDCDDEMDEGFVIVSSCDCQDDSDDGDVDDPETCMDDYDYDYSHLELFREENYNIASLTLQPESVEYNLS; encoded by the coding sequence ATGGCGGCTGCTCCATCTCCTACAATCGAAGGACGTTTCCAGAAATGTCTAAAACCTGGTCTCAATCGCCCACATGATGTGATCGTTCACCAAGGCCAATACATCGTCACCGATACCTTTTACAACCGGGTCATAGCAGTGAACCCAGCGGACAATTCTTTAGAGGTCCTCTGCGAAAAGAAGCAGGAGAGGTTGTCATCGAATATGAGGCCTTACGGGATCGTTGCTTTGTCGGATTCCAAGCAAGATTTCCTCATCACCGACGCAGCAAACCGGAGTATTCTGAGATACACTGACAACTCTTGCAAGGTTTGGAGCGAGGCGGAGCTGCCTCAGAATGGATGCCCGGCCGGAATAGCGGTTGATCCATTATCAGGTAATGTTTACGTCGCTGACTCTCAGAATCGCTGTATTAGGGTTTATGATGCGGATGGTAGATACTGTCGTTCTTTTGGTTCGGACCATCTCCAATCGCCCTGGTTCCTGGACTTCAACTCCGAAGGGCATATCTTTGTGACGGACAACCTGGCAGGGTTGAAGATCTTCGCAAAGGACGGCAAGTTCGTCAAGAAATTGGCGATACGTTCTGAGAACAGGTCTTGGTCCTGCCGCGGGGTGACCATCGATCAGTATGATAATATATTTGTGACTGCGAGGACGAAGGGTTCTTTTCGATTACTCAGCAGAGAAAAGGTCGTGGTCTTTGATCACACTCATAGAGTGGTCTCCAGCCTTGGAGGATTGATGCAGTTCAACTATGTGCGAGGTCTCTGCTGCGACTACGGAAACAATCGCCTTGTCGTAGTGGATGGGGAGTGGCACCGACTTCAACTCTATAAACTTTACAATCAACAACAATCAGCCCTAAGACAACATTCAGTTCTTGTAGACTCACCCAGAGATGAAGGAGACCATGCTACCAAGGAACATGGTGGTGATTGCGATGACGAAATGGATGAAGGCTTCGTCATAGTGAGTTCATGCGATTGCCAAGACGATTCTGACGACGGTGATGTTGATGACCCTGAAACATGTATGGACGATTACGACTATGACTACAGCCACCTTGAACTCTTCAGAGAGGAAAACTATAACATTGCGTCTCTGACTTTGCAACCCGAATCCGTAGAGTATAATTTGTCATGA